A part of Streptomyces sp. NBC_01497 genomic DNA contains:
- the tpg gene encoding telomere-protecting terminal protein Tpg, with product MADLLGESLDRAVEQAFTRPIPKSAQARMKYLVRQFKGTKAAARALGVSQRTVERYVAGGLKRPRKELAARMEREVTRRWQPQIRARAKKKAASTDGIVVSTRARFGFTAAPGTTDDARVRHITQALSPSWADRLFEARDQGATEQQLLNIAAQGLGEHYFRDNGRRAQDLRVEFTDVETIEIDL from the coding sequence ATGGCCGACCTGCTCGGGGAGAGCCTCGATCGCGCGGTTGAGCAGGCTTTCACCCGTCCGATCCCCAAGTCCGCCCAGGCCCGGATGAAATACCTGGTCAGGCAGTTCAAGGGCACGAAGGCCGCCGCCCGGGCACTGGGTGTCTCCCAGCGCACCGTCGAGCGGTACGTGGCCGGCGGCCTCAAGCGGCCCCGCAAGGAGCTCGCGGCACGCATGGAGCGCGAGGTCACCAGGCGGTGGCAGCCCCAGATCCGCGCGAGGGCGAAGAAGAAGGCCGCCTCCACCGACGGCATCGTCGTCTCCACCCGCGCCCGCTTCGGCTTCACCGCTGCCCCGGGCACCACCGACGACGCCCGGGTCCGGCACATCACCCAGGCCTTGTCGCCCAGTTGGGCGGACCGGCTCTTCGAAGCCCGTGACCAGGGCGCCACCGAGCAGCAGTTGCTGAACATCGCCGCACAGGGGCTGGGCGAGCACTACTTCCGTGACAACGGACGCCGCGCCCAGGACCTGCGGGTGGAGTTCACCGACGTGGAGACGATCGAAATCGACCTCTAG
- the trhA gene encoding PAQR family membrane homeostasis protein TrhA → MIAEDVQPPARGREPESRPGAGPDALRTPAVDAPADDPDRSAAGGTSAGPEGVVESAAAALKPRMRGWLHAGMFPFALAGGIVLIALAHPAGAMAACSVYALSACLLFGTSAVYHRGTWGPRGEAVLQRLDHANIFLIIAGTYTPLAVLLLPPGRQLVLLSLVWAGATAGIAFRVWWIRAPRWLYTSCYIALGWGAVFYLPDFARTGGTAVVVLIIAGGLLYTAGAIVYGLKRPDPSPRWFGFHEIFHAFTIAAALAHYTAILLAAT, encoded by the coding sequence ATGATCGCCGAAGATGTCCAGCCGCCGGCACGGGGACGGGAGCCCGAGTCCCGCCCCGGTGCAGGGCCCGACGCACTCCGCACCCCGGCGGTTGACGCGCCTGCCGACGACCCCGACCGGTCGGCTGCCGGGGGCACATCCGCCGGTCCGGAAGGCGTGGTGGAGAGCGCGGCGGCTGCGCTCAAGCCGAGGATGCGCGGCTGGCTGCACGCCGGGATGTTCCCCTTCGCACTGGCCGGCGGCATCGTCCTGATCGCCCTCGCGCATCCGGCCGGGGCCATGGCGGCCTGCTCCGTGTACGCGCTGTCGGCCTGCCTGCTGTTCGGTACCAGCGCCGTGTACCACCGCGGGACGTGGGGTCCGCGCGGGGAGGCGGTCCTGCAGCGGCTGGACCACGCGAACATCTTCCTGATCATCGCCGGCACGTACACGCCTCTGGCGGTGCTCTTGCTGCCCCCGGGCCGGCAGTTGGTGCTGCTGTCGCTGGTGTGGGCCGGAGCCACGGCGGGCATCGCGTTCCGCGTCTGGTGGATCAGGGCTCCACGCTGGCTCTACACCTCGTGCTACATCGCGTTGGGCTGGGGAGCCGTCTTCTACTTGCCCGACTTCGCGCGCACCGGCGGCACCGCGGTCGTCGTACTCATCATCGCCGGAGGGCTGCTCTACACCGCGGGCGCCATCGTCTACGGACTCAAGCGCCCCGACCCCTCACCGCGCTGGTTCGGCTTCCACGAGATCTTCCACGCCTTCACGATCGCCGCCGCCCTCGCGCACTACACGGCCATCCTCCTGGCAGCCACGTGA
- a CDS encoding LacI family DNA-binding transcriptional regulator, with amino-acid sequence MGSKLKDVAALAGVSVRTVSNVVNNPSAVAEATRERVLAAIAQTGYRPNLAARYLRQGRTGQIGLVIPEVGSPYFGELAGLLIEKAHARGWTVLIDQTAGQAERERRLLSGAEGHVVDGLIISPWSLAPSEIGRLAGTTPVVVLGEIDPGGTADHLAIDNVAAAREATRHLIGRGARRPAAIGLQPTLCNGTAALRLRGYREALEEAGIRPEPAYEVDVTSLHRPEGHRAMRLLLELPGPPDAVFCFTDELALGALRAAFEAGLRVPGDLSLVGFDDIEDGRYATPGLSTVSPDKDALADRSLQLIADRLYGRLDALPARHVTTPHRLIHRETS; translated from the coding sequence GTGGGTTCGAAGCTGAAGGACGTGGCGGCGCTCGCCGGCGTCTCCGTCCGCACGGTCTCCAACGTCGTCAACAACCCGTCGGCCGTCGCCGAGGCAACGAGGGAACGCGTCCTCGCCGCGATCGCCCAAACCGGCTACCGCCCGAACCTCGCGGCACGCTACCTGCGCCAGGGACGCACCGGCCAGATCGGGCTGGTGATCCCCGAGGTCGGCTCCCCCTACTTCGGGGAACTCGCCGGCCTGCTCATCGAGAAGGCGCACGCCCGCGGTTGGACCGTACTCATCGACCAGACGGCGGGCCAGGCCGAGCGCGAACGGCGTCTCCTGTCCGGCGCCGAGGGGCATGTGGTCGACGGTCTCATCATCAGCCCCTGGTCGCTGGCGCCGTCCGAGATCGGCCGGCTGGCGGGCACCACGCCAGTGGTGGTGCTGGGTGAGATCGACCCGGGCGGTACCGCGGACCACCTGGCCATCGACAACGTGGCGGCCGCCCGCGAGGCGACCCGGCACCTGATCGGGCGCGGTGCGCGCCGCCCCGCCGCCATCGGCCTCCAGCCCACGCTGTGCAACGGTACGGCCGCCCTGCGCCTGCGCGGCTACCGCGAAGCCCTGGAAGAGGCCGGGATACGCCCCGAGCCCGCGTACGAGGTCGACGTCACCTCATTGCACCGCCCGGAAGGGCACCGGGCCATGCGGCTGCTGCTGGAGCTGCCGGGCCCCCCGGACGCCGTGTTCTGCTTCACCGACGAACTCGCGCTCGGAGCCCTGCGCGCCGCGTTCGAAGCCGGACTGCGCGTACCCGGGGACCTCTCCCTCGTCGGCTTCGACGACATCGAGGACGGCCGCTACGCCACCCCCGGCCTCAGCACCGTCTCCCCCGACAAGGACGCCCTGGCGGACCGGAGTCTGCAACTGATCGCGGACCGGCTCTACGGACGTCTGGACGCGCTGCCCGCCCGCCACGTCACCACCCCCCACCGCCTGATCCACCGCGAGACCAGCTGA
- a CDS encoding phytanoyl-CoA dioxygenase family protein, whose amino-acid sequence MAAPTSPVPHRISGAREPEPAEIEDAFRALYRDGITARKGAFAPEFADRLREDIERAFDDARTRPDGAVGRGPNRYYVEIHPEQLRDFVELADHPWVRSVCQAVLGPDYRIVELGFDVPLEGAVNQPWHRDFPSPAATREEHRLTSLAFNVTAVDTAEDMGPFEIAPGTQWETGAEFDHGMFPSRDAFPGYEARAVRKYPRRGDISARSALTIHRGTTNHAPRPRPVLVLGVDAPGAGNDAQHDMACGRAYWQALPERVRAHLTCRVVDTLEPVVQQHTIEGLVMGDA is encoded by the coding sequence ATGGCAGCTCCCACGTCCCCCGTACCCCATCGGATCAGCGGTGCGCGAGAGCCGGAGCCCGCGGAGATCGAGGACGCCTTCCGCGCTCTCTACCGCGACGGGATCACCGCCCGCAAGGGAGCGTTCGCCCCCGAGTTCGCCGACCGGCTGCGCGAGGACATCGAGCGGGCCTTCGACGACGCCCGGACACGTCCGGACGGCGCCGTGGGCCGGGGCCCGAACCGGTACTACGTCGAGATCCACCCCGAGCAACTGCGTGACTTCGTCGAGCTGGCGGACCACCCCTGGGTGCGCTCCGTCTGCCAGGCCGTGCTCGGCCCGGACTACCGCATCGTGGAGCTCGGCTTCGACGTCCCCCTGGAAGGCGCCGTCAACCAGCCGTGGCACCGGGACTTCCCCTCGCCGGCCGCCACCCGTGAGGAACACCGCCTCACGTCCCTGGCGTTCAACGTCACCGCCGTCGACACCGCCGAGGACATGGGTCCGTTCGAGATAGCCCCCGGCACCCAGTGGGAGACGGGAGCCGAGTTCGACCACGGCATGTTCCCCTCCCGGGACGCCTTCCCCGGCTACGAGGCCCGCGCGGTACGCAAGTACCCGCGCCGCGGCGACATCTCCGCGCGATCGGCCCTCACCATCCACCGCGGTACCACCAACCATGCGCCGCGCCCGCGTCCGGTCCTGGTCCTCGGTGTCGACGCTCCGGGCGCCGGCAACGACGCGCAGCACGACATGGCGTGCGGCCGGGCCTACTGGCAGGCGCTCCCCGAGCGGGTCCGCGCCCACCTGACCTGCCGGGTCGTCGACACACTCGAACCGGTCGTGCAGCAGCACACCATCGAGGGACTGGTCATGGGGGACGCCTGA
- a CDS encoding sugar porter family MFS transporter, whose translation MTTLHPGGSAAARNSPPQARPPVLLFAVAAVSAIGGLLFGYDTGIISSALLDLGRDLHLSTGSQEVVVSAILVGAMIGAPVSGLLSARHGRRPVVAVLALVFAAGALGSALAPDTVALVAARLVLGLAVGAASNTVPVYIAETAPPAVRGRLMVLFQLMVAIGQLVAYLAGYALAGPGGWRWMFALAIVPAVVLALGMLPLPESPRWLIGAGRTQRARDVLVRLRGPGADIDGEVAAITDLCRAESGGARGLRATARSLRARWLRPALLVALGIAAFSQLTGINAMVYYAPSMLAHAGFGSSSALLTGIGIGVMLVLAGITGVLTVDRVGRRRLLLWTLPASGAAMALVAVAFLLPGSAGQRWTAVLALFAYIFFNGAGMQTAVWLIAPEVLPLSVRGPSTSMATASVWGFDLLIALTALTASQTFGLTATLLLYAVMNALCWIFVRRRVPETGGRSLEDIEQQLRRAAA comes from the coding sequence GTGACCACGCTCCACCCGGGCGGCAGCGCCGCCGCCCGGAACAGCCCACCACAAGCACGGCCCCCGGTACTGCTGTTCGCCGTGGCCGCGGTGTCCGCCATCGGCGGCCTGCTCTTCGGCTACGACACCGGCATCATCTCCAGCGCCCTGCTGGACCTCGGGCGTGACCTCCACCTGTCCACCGGCTCCCAGGAAGTGGTGGTCAGCGCCATCCTCGTCGGCGCCATGATCGGGGCCCCCGTCTCCGGCCTGCTCAGCGCCAGGCACGGTCGCCGTCCGGTCGTGGCGGTCCTGGCGCTGGTGTTCGCCGCCGGTGCGCTGGGCTCGGCCCTCGCCCCCGACACGGTCGCCCTCGTCGCGGCCCGGCTCGTCCTCGGCCTGGCCGTGGGTGCCGCGTCCAACACCGTCCCCGTCTACATCGCGGAGACCGCCCCGCCCGCGGTCAGAGGGCGGCTGATGGTTCTCTTCCAGCTCATGGTCGCCATCGGCCAACTCGTGGCCTACCTGGCCGGTTACGCGCTGGCGGGCCCCGGCGGGTGGAGGTGGATGTTCGCCCTCGCCATCGTTCCCGCCGTCGTGCTGGCCCTGGGAATGCTTCCCCTGCCCGAGAGCCCCCGCTGGCTCATCGGCGCGGGGCGCACGCAGCGCGCCAGGGACGTCCTCGTCCGCCTGCGCGGACCCGGGGCGGACATCGACGGCGAGGTCGCGGCCATCACCGACCTGTGCCGCGCCGAGAGCGGGGGCGCCCGCGGCCTCCGGGCGACCGCGCGCTCGCTCCGCGCACGCTGGCTCAGGCCGGCGTTGCTCGTCGCTCTGGGAATCGCCGCCTTCTCGCAGCTCACGGGCATCAACGCGATGGTGTACTACGCGCCGTCGATGCTCGCCCACGCGGGATTCGGCTCGTCGAGCGCCCTGCTCACCGGCATCGGCATCGGGGTCATGCTCGTCCTGGCGGGTATCACCGGTGTCCTGACCGTCGACCGGGTCGGCCGGCGGCGCCTGCTCCTGTGGACGCTGCCCGCCTCCGGAGCGGCCATGGCGCTGGTGGCCGTGGCGTTCCTGCTCCCCGGCTCGGCCGGGCAGCGGTGGACGGCCGTACTCGCCCTGTTCGCCTACATCTTCTTCAACGGCGCCGGTATGCAGACCGCCGTCTGGCTCATCGCGCCGGAAGTCCTGCCGCTGTCCGTCCGCGGGCCCTCCACCAGCATGGCCACCGCCTCCGTCTGGGGCTTCGACCTGCTGATCGCACTCACCGCGCTCACCGCGTCGCAGACGTTCGGCCTGACGGCGACCCTGCTGCTGTACGCCGTGATGAACGCCCTGTGCTGGATCTTCGTCCGACGGCGGGTGCCCGAGACCGGAGGCCGCTCGCTGGAGGACATCGAACAGCAGTTGCGCCGCGCGGCGGCATGA
- a CDS encoding NAD(P)/FAD-dependent oxidoreductase — translation MSAQRTAGRTATHRVVILGAGYAGMAAAIQLAARVGRRDDVRVTLVNARERFTERLRLHMTASGQQVAELSIPKLLEGTGARFVRGWVTAVDADAKTVRIDDDQVLPYDTLVYGLGSVADTAAVPGAEGNAYSLNSAQDAEMLAERLSLLGGGTVVIGGSGLTGVESAAEFAERYPELNVVLLGRQEPGAAMNTKAAAYLRAALDRLGVEVRCGVEVAKVVPDAVELAGGESVAADVIVWTSGTRVSPLAAAAGLTVDERGRIVTDAALRSLSHPEVYAVGDAAAIRQGYGVMHGTCQGGMPSGVHAAVSIIRVLNGKQPRPFRFGYYHTPVSLGRHDGVVQFTRPDDSPRRIYLTGRTAARYKETVTASPWPTYGRMKKIPASGALWPHGGRFTRATREAR, via the coding sequence ATGAGCGCACAGCGCACAGCAGGCAGGACGGCCACTCACCGCGTGGTGATCCTGGGGGCGGGTTACGCGGGCATGGCCGCGGCGATCCAGCTCGCGGCTCGGGTCGGGCGCCGCGACGACGTGCGGGTGACCCTGGTGAATGCGCGGGAGCGGTTCACCGAGCGGCTGCGGCTGCACATGACGGCGAGCGGGCAGCAGGTCGCCGAGCTGAGCATCCCGAAGCTGCTGGAGGGCACAGGCGCGCGGTTCGTCCGCGGCTGGGTCACCGCGGTGGATGCTGACGCGAAGACGGTGCGGATCGACGACGATCAGGTTCTGCCCTACGACACGCTGGTGTACGGGTTGGGCAGCGTGGCCGACACCGCGGCGGTGCCGGGCGCCGAGGGCAACGCGTACTCCCTGAACAGCGCCCAGGACGCGGAGATGCTGGCCGAGCGGCTTTCGCTGCTCGGCGGCGGCACGGTGGTGATCGGCGGCAGCGGACTGACCGGCGTCGAGTCGGCCGCGGAGTTCGCCGAACGGTACCCGGAGCTGAACGTCGTGCTGCTGGGCCGGCAGGAACCCGGCGCGGCCATGAACACGAAGGCCGCGGCGTATCTGCGGGCCGCGCTCGACCGGCTGGGTGTCGAGGTCCGCTGTGGGGTCGAAGTGGCGAAGGTAGTGCCGGACGCGGTCGAACTGGCCGGCGGGGAGAGCGTCGCCGCCGATGTGATCGTGTGGACCAGCGGTACGCGGGTATCGCCGCTGGCGGCCGCCGCAGGACTGACCGTCGATGAGCGTGGCCGCATCGTCACCGACGCCGCCCTGCGGTCCCTGTCGCATCCGGAGGTGTACGCCGTGGGCGACGCGGCCGCGATCCGCCAGGGGTACGGCGTCATGCACGGCACCTGCCAGGGCGGCATGCCGAGCGGTGTGCACGCCGCAGTGTCGATCATCCGCGTACTCAACGGCAAGCAGCCCAGGCCGTTCCGCTTCGGCTACTACCACACACCGGTGAGCCTGGGGCGGCACGACGGGGTCGTGCAGTTCACCCGCCCCGACGACAGCCCCCGGCGTATTTACCTCACCGGCCGTACGGCGGCCCGGTATAAGGAGACGGTGACTGCCTCGCCCTGGCCGACCTACGGCCGGATGAAGAAGATACCCGCGTCGGGCGCGTTGTGGCCCCACGGTGGCCGCTTCACCCGCGCCACCCGGGAAGCGCGGTGA
- the tap gene encoding telomere-associated protein Tap, translating to MATENELFDAVDALLEQAAQDDLPAPAERKRLREAAGLSQAQIATALNARREAVGNWETGRTEPRPPKRAAYARLLDGLAARFPAPGPDPVPAEAPAVFTGHAPVPGPASETPTVLAVETPTVPTVEGLTAPAAGASTAPAVRPASAAAATGPSRGPAAKKAVRKPAASAVVDPRFENGPLAVIDCEDGEVSAYCVGGLILDVPAKSIPALVEWTLKEARLGQARLHRHGKDADPVLVLTRSALERYGLPVELSEDERRAGRLPAGHKVLGQLERADWQLTQRGFGPWARIFRPAEGARRRCVQLCVPSWNALDVREWDDRDNPLLPTMGAADLARFLGTYAERVMTPRGTTAVTGLELMVALHPPTMAVKDEDTGEWRGAAAPGALTAVYEPVECEVPDGHPMLKGKYARHHQRTPDEMLMEESYDWCRPLTDAECMKRFVVGIDINMAFAAAANRLTVGLGGATHVRSPAFDKKLPGSWLVDLSHVEIDPRLPSPFTAKGTRPEGPAWYATPTVAYAVELGHQVRPSEAYVRYEHGGYLDAWYTRLRDAYMATMADLGVTSAMEEEAFLEAMTVHRQADPEMALVLKAIKATAKGGIGKLRERPRGTALFEPWPALERKEWRPDIRAAVLATTRVNMHRKMAKVASAAEVYPVAVGTDCVVYPSDGPGPLDFLPRTEDGKPLPGAFRLGVSPGMVKHEGTQTTLWAEEQRETYGDAVNIARIIKNGGRAADDGE from the coding sequence GTGGCCACGGAGAATGAGCTGTTCGATGCGGTCGACGCCCTGCTGGAACAGGCCGCACAGGATGATCTGCCTGCCCCCGCCGAGCGCAAGCGGCTGCGTGAGGCGGCCGGCCTGAGTCAGGCCCAGATCGCCACGGCGCTGAACGCCCGCCGGGAGGCGGTGGGAAACTGGGAGACGGGCCGCACCGAGCCGCGGCCGCCGAAGCGAGCGGCCTACGCCCGGCTGCTCGACGGGCTCGCCGCCCGCTTCCCCGCCCCCGGGCCTGACCCCGTTCCGGCCGAGGCGCCGGCGGTGTTCACCGGCCACGCCCCCGTCCCCGGGCCCGCATCCGAAACACCGACCGTCCTGGCGGTCGAAACACCGACCGTCCCGACGGTCGAAGGGCTGACTGCTCCGGCAGCCGGGGCGTCGACCGCCCCTGCGGTCCGCCCGGCGTCCGCCGCCGCGGCGACCGGGCCGTCGCGTGGCCCTGCTGCAAAGAAGGCGGTGCGGAAGCCGGCCGCTTCAGCGGTCGTGGACCCGCGCTTCGAGAACGGCCCGCTGGCGGTCATCGACTGCGAGGACGGGGAGGTGTCGGCGTACTGCGTCGGCGGCCTCATTCTGGACGTGCCGGCCAAGTCGATCCCGGCGCTCGTGGAGTGGACGCTCAAAGAGGCGCGGCTCGGTCAGGCGCGGCTGCATCGCCACGGCAAGGACGCCGACCCGGTCCTCGTTCTGACCCGTTCGGCGTTGGAACGCTACGGCCTGCCCGTGGAGCTGAGTGAGGACGAGCGACGCGCCGGTCGGCTCCCCGCTGGACACAAGGTCCTGGGGCAGCTGGAGCGCGCCGACTGGCAGCTCACCCAGCGCGGGTTCGGGCCGTGGGCGCGGATCTTTCGCCCGGCCGAAGGGGCGAGGCGCCGGTGCGTCCAGCTGTGCGTCCCGTCCTGGAACGCGCTCGACGTGCGGGAGTGGGACGACCGGGACAACCCGCTGCTGCCCACGATGGGCGCGGCCGATCTGGCCCGCTTCCTGGGCACGTACGCGGAGCGGGTGATGACGCCGCGCGGGACCACGGCCGTGACGGGCCTGGAGTTGATGGTGGCGCTGCACCCGCCGACGATGGCCGTCAAGGACGAGGACACGGGGGAGTGGCGCGGCGCCGCCGCACCGGGGGCGTTGACAGCCGTGTACGAGCCGGTGGAGTGCGAGGTCCCCGACGGGCACCCGATGCTGAAGGGGAAGTACGCGCGCCACCACCAGCGCACTCCTGACGAGATGCTGATGGAGGAGTCCTACGACTGGTGCCGGCCGCTGACGGACGCCGAGTGCATGAAGCGGTTCGTCGTCGGCATCGACATCAACATGGCGTTCGCCGCCGCCGCGAACCGTCTCACCGTCGGCCTGGGCGGCGCCACGCACGTTCGGAGTCCGGCGTTCGACAAGAAGCTGCCGGGTTCGTGGCTGGTCGACCTCTCCCACGTGGAGATCGACCCCCGGCTGCCCTCCCCGTTCACGGCGAAGGGCACGCGGCCCGAGGGCCCGGCCTGGTACGCGACACCGACCGTCGCCTACGCGGTGGAGCTGGGCCACCAGGTACGGCCGAGCGAGGCGTACGTGCGCTACGAGCACGGCGGATACCTGGACGCCTGGTACACCCGCCTGCGCGACGCCTACATGGCCACGATGGCGGACCTCGGCGTCACCTCCGCAATGGAGGAGGAGGCGTTCTTGGAGGCGATGACCGTGCACAGGCAGGCCGATCCGGAGATGGCGCTGGTGCTCAAGGCGATCAAGGCGACCGCGAAGGGGGGCATCGGCAAGCTGCGCGAGCGCCCGCGCGGGACAGCGCTGTTCGAGCCGTGGCCGGCCCTTGAACGCAAGGAGTGGCGCCCCGACATCCGGGCCGCCGTCCTCGCGACGACCCGGGTCAACATGCACCGGAAGATGGCGAAGGTCGCCTCGGCCGCCGAGGTGTACCCGGTGGCGGTCGGCACCGACTGCGTCGTCTACCCCTCCGATGGGCCGGGCCCGCTGGACTTCCTGCCGCGCACCGAGGACGGCAAGCCGCTGCCTGGTGCGTTCCGGCTCGGGGTGTCGCCCGGGATGGTCAAGCACGAGGGCACCCAGACCACCCTGTGGGCCGAGGAGCAGCGCGAGACGTACGGCGACGCCGTCAACATCGCCCGCATCATCAAGAACGGCGGCAGGGCCGCCGACGACGGGGAGTAG
- a CDS encoding RNA polymerase sigma-70 factor, with protein sequence MTPRTQDADQQVFQEHRNLLFSVAYRVLGSAADAEDAVQDTWIKWSAADRSQVTDPKAYMARIVSNLALERLRSTRHKRETYVGPWLPEPILTCGGAAEAVLDADSVSTAMLVVLETLSPLERAVFVLREVFDFSHAEIAEAVERSEAAVRQAAHRSREHVRSRRPRFTADRARQREVTEQFCAAATGGDINTLMELLSPDVTLWTDGGGKVRQALRPVVGAQTVAGWFAAIGTVAYQGVEPADMNAGLVEINGGPGILFSAPDRVIATVTFDFDAEGRIAAIHNMANPDKLRAVADGTTHDVRTR encoded by the coding sequence GTGACCCCCCGGACCCAGGACGCCGACCAGCAGGTGTTCCAGGAGCATCGGAACCTGCTGTTCTCGGTGGCGTACCGCGTCCTCGGCAGCGCGGCCGACGCCGAGGACGCGGTCCAGGACACCTGGATCAAATGGTCGGCCGCCGACCGCTCACAAGTGACGGACCCCAAGGCGTACATGGCGCGGATCGTGTCGAATCTGGCGCTGGAACGGCTGCGCTCCACCCGGCACAAGCGTGAGACCTATGTGGGGCCGTGGCTTCCGGAGCCCATCCTCACCTGTGGGGGTGCCGCCGAGGCCGTCTTGGACGCCGACTCGGTGTCCACGGCGATGTTGGTGGTACTGGAGACGCTCAGCCCGCTGGAACGGGCCGTGTTCGTGCTGAGGGAGGTCTTCGACTTCAGCCATGCCGAGATCGCGGAAGCGGTGGAGCGTTCCGAGGCCGCGGTGCGGCAGGCCGCGCACCGTTCCCGCGAGCATGTCCGGTCCCGGCGACCGCGCTTCACGGCCGACCGGGCGCGGCAGCGGGAGGTCACCGAACAGTTCTGCGCCGCCGCGACCGGCGGCGACATCAACACCCTCATGGAGCTGCTGTCCCCGGACGTCACCCTGTGGACCGACGGTGGCGGCAAGGTCCGCCAGGCCCTGCGTCCGGTCGTGGGCGCACAGACGGTGGCCGGCTGGTTCGCGGCCATCGGCACCGTCGCCTACCAGGGCGTCGAGCCCGCCGACATGAACGCCGGACTCGTCGAGATCAATGGCGGGCCGGGCATCCTGTTCAGCGCTCCGGACCGGGTGATCGCCACCGTCACCTTCGACTTCGATGCCGAGGGCCGCATCGCCGCCATTCACAACATGGCCAACCCGGACAAGCTCCGGGCCGTCGCCGACGGCACGACGCACGATGTCCGGACGCGGTGA
- a CDS encoding DUF6924 domain-containing protein: protein MPFPALPQPASGDVLLVCTCYEDGTALWGELLDEVGGHREDDVLALPDSGVRLRLVEGSGWDSLHGGNVPALVADADGSAPVAVLADPSLVYGGEGPLLVDLVVAPGRGVRIPSDRLGEVLAGLLETTLTFDDLIRDMDIYGTYQGDGGRPAFPTPTAPPRRSYPALPSPDAALLVRTSFDDEDGWRALLDELGGVDENGWVGADLDPDGIDMDHYPLTALVVDDRAYNGLHPAEVPALVPPEEETTLVVLVDAGTYAGPGRPLTVVDLYDVPGQCAVLPCGDVGSMAANLQIGNMDFAEFIEGEDGEEWLEE, encoded by the coding sequence ATGCCCTTTCCCGCACTCCCCCAGCCTGCCTCCGGTGACGTGCTGTTGGTCTGCACGTGCTACGAGGACGGCACCGCACTGTGGGGTGAACTGCTCGACGAGGTCGGGGGTCATCGCGAGGACGATGTGCTCGCTCTCCCGGACAGTGGGGTGCGGCTGCGGCTGGTGGAGGGCAGCGGATGGGACAGCCTGCATGGCGGGAACGTACCGGCGCTCGTCGCGGACGCCGACGGCAGTGCGCCGGTGGCCGTCCTGGCCGACCCTTCGCTGGTGTACGGCGGTGAAGGGCCGCTGCTGGTGGACCTGGTGGTAGCACCCGGGCGCGGCGTCCGCATCCCGTCGGACCGGCTCGGCGAGGTCCTGGCCGGCCTGCTGGAAACCACGCTCACGTTCGACGACTTGATTCGTGACATGGACATCTATGGCACGTACCAGGGAGACGGCGGCCGGCCCGCCTTCCCCACACCGACGGCACCACCGCGCCGCTCCTACCCCGCTCTGCCCTCCCCCGACGCCGCCCTGCTGGTCCGTACCTCCTTCGACGACGAGGACGGCTGGCGCGCGCTGCTCGACGAGTTGGGCGGCGTCGACGAGAACGGCTGGGTCGGCGCGGACCTGGACCCGGACGGGATAGACATGGACCACTACCCGTTGACGGCGCTGGTCGTCGACGACCGGGCCTACAACGGACTCCACCCGGCCGAGGTTCCCGCGCTCGTCCCGCCCGAGGAGGAGACCACACTGGTCGTGCTCGTCGACGCCGGAACGTATGCCGGGCCCGGCCGCCCCCTGACCGTCGTGGACCTGTACGACGTCCCCGGCCAATGCGCCGTCCTCCCGTGCGGCGACGTCGGGTCGATGGCCGCCAACCTCCAGATCGGCAACATGGACTTCGCGGAATTCATCGAGGGGGAGGACGGCGAAGAGTGGTTGGAGGAATGA